A region of Nostoc sp. 'Peltigera membranacea cyanobiont' N6 DNA encodes the following proteins:
- a CDS encoding type I secretion system permease/ATPase, producing the protein MASRENSKTDSQVTSELNILDNESLRLKVLASLPWSQPPLCWLTSEQKSQLENECQTRQYRLGEKIWSNDVGRYQFLIVAGKVRLREEGIGKPIAALDVGDWFGDLQKLSADFKAVAASKEVIVVSWDSALWTEFSNPQIKEFWQVLPVNMEGERETFSFSSTPSLAPASEGTSSPHSLQPQRGLPAANLIVSNYPFVASWNTAAACLTMVAQQLENSVQLEWVQRQLRGQRPKQVVEAGEKLGLSLRRLQVSWGELRQLSFPALLLWNSDSPQSPSWVVAYGVKGDRLIIANPLNPDRICESLPQSIVEASWDGRLWQVELISQQEKFNLSWFTPAVWKYKGLLTEVLLASFTLQLLGLTTPLITQVVIDKVMVQGSLPTLDVMAIALLCVAIFESVLGILRLFIFTHTARRLDLSLSAQLFRHLMRLPLAYFESRRVGDTVARVQELEQIRQFLTGTALTVILDSIFAVVYLALMFYYNIPLTFVALAVLPLFATLTIVATPILRNWLNETFNRSADSQSFLVETITGIHSVKAHAAEPVARDRWEGLFARFIRTGFKASTTSNISSNIGDFLTNFSTMLILWFGAKLVIEQKLTIGQLVAFQMLSGRVTGPLLRLVQLWQTLQQVLLSVDRIGDILNVAPEAELGTGLVLPPLKGQVTFEQVFFRYRPNFEAILRGISFNAEPGQFVGIVGRSGSGKSTLSKLLQRLYQIESGRILIDGFDIKSADLASLRQQVSVVLQEDFLFNGSILENITLGTPDITAEQVVEAARLAVAHDFISQLPYGYETNVGERGTALSGGQRQRIALARLFLSQAPILVLDEATSALDSETEQQVLQNLQKVSANRTVFLIAHRFAPLKRADLILVLEQGVIAERGTHSELLQQKGLYWSLYQRQQANI; encoded by the coding sequence ATGGCTAGCAGAGAAAATTCAAAAACTGACAGTCAAGTTACAAGTGAGTTAAATATTCTGGATAATGAATCTTTACGATTAAAAGTGCTAGCTTCTTTGCCTTGGAGTCAGCCACCACTATGCTGGCTAACTTCCGAACAAAAATCTCAATTAGAAAATGAGTGCCAAACTCGTCAATATCGTTTGGGAGAAAAAATTTGGTCAAACGATGTTGGGCGTTACCAATTCTTAATTGTGGCTGGAAAAGTTCGCTTACGGGAAGAGGGCATTGGCAAACCAATAGCCGCCCTAGATGTGGGGGATTGGTTTGGTGATTTACAAAAGCTGTCTGCGGATTTTAAAGCTGTAGCTGCTAGCAAAGAAGTAATAGTAGTATCTTGGGATTCAGCCCTGTGGACAGAATTTTCTAACCCACAAATTAAAGAATTTTGGCAAGTGTTACCGGTGAATATGGAGGGAGAAAGAGAGACATTTTCCTTCTCTTCCACTCCTTCACTCGCGCCAGCTTCAGAGGGGACTTCCAGCCCTCACAGCCTCCAACCCCAAAGAGGACTCCCAGCCGCCAATTTAATCGTCTCAAATTATCCGTTTGTTGCCAGTTGGAATACAGCTGCTGCCTGTTTAACAATGGTGGCGCAACAGTTAGAAAATTCTGTGCAACTGGAATGGGTGCAGCGTCAACTCAGAGGACAACGCCCAAAACAGGTTGTGGAAGCAGGAGAAAAGCTAGGGTTATCGTTGCGGCGGTTACAAGTGAGTTGGGGAGAGTTGCGACAGCTATCATTTCCAGCTTTACTGTTGTGGAATTCTGACTCTCCCCAGAGTCCATCTTGGGTGGTAGCTTATGGAGTTAAAGGCGATCGCTTAATTATCGCTAACCCTCTAAATCCCGATCGCATTTGTGAAAGCTTACCGCAGTCGATAGTTGAGGCATCGTGGGATGGGCGATTGTGGCAAGTAGAACTCATATCCCAGCAAGAAAAGTTTAACCTCAGTTGGTTCACTCCAGCAGTTTGGAAATATAAGGGATTGCTAACAGAAGTGTTGTTAGCATCTTTTACCTTGCAGCTTTTGGGGTTAACAACACCGCTAATTACCCAAGTCGTCATTGATAAAGTGATGGTGCAGGGGAGTTTGCCGACTCTTGATGTCATGGCGATCGCACTTTTATGCGTAGCCATCTTTGAGTCTGTACTTGGCATCCTGCGCCTATTCATCTTTACCCATACAGCCCGTCGTCTAGATTTAAGTTTATCAGCACAGCTATTTCGCCATCTGATGCGGCTGCCTTTGGCTTATTTTGAGTCGCGGCGCGTCGGAGACACAGTAGCACGAGTCCAGGAACTCGAACAAATTCGTCAGTTTCTCACAGGTACAGCATTAACTGTGATTCTAGATAGCATCTTTGCTGTGGTCTATCTAGCATTGATGTTTTACTATAATATCCCGCTTACCTTTGTGGCTTTAGCAGTATTGCCACTGTTTGCGACTTTGACGATAGTTGCAACACCAATTCTGCGTAACTGGCTGAACGAAACCTTTAACCGGAGTGCTGATAGTCAATCCTTTCTAGTAGAGACAATCACCGGGATTCATTCAGTTAAAGCCCATGCAGCAGAACCAGTCGCCCGCGATCGCTGGGAAGGCTTATTTGCTCGCTTCATTCGCACAGGTTTTAAAGCTTCTACTACCTCCAATATCAGCAGCAATATCGGTGACTTTCTCACCAATTTTTCTACCATGCTGATTCTCTGGTTTGGAGCCAAATTAGTCATCGAACAAAAGCTGACAATTGGACAGCTAGTTGCTTTTCAAATGCTATCTGGCAGAGTAACAGGCCCGCTTTTGCGCTTAGTACAGTTATGGCAAACCCTCCAACAAGTGCTACTTTCTGTAGATCGCATTGGTGATATTCTCAACGTTGCTCCAGAAGCTGAACTGGGAACCGGTCTAGTTTTACCACCCCTGAAAGGACAAGTCACCTTCGAGCAAGTATTTTTCCGCTACCGGCCTAACTTTGAAGCAATTCTGCGGGGAATCTCTTTTAATGCCGAACCAGGCCAATTTGTTGGCATTGTCGGACGTAGCGGTTCTGGGAAAAGTACCCTGTCTAAACTATTGCAACGCCTCTATCAAATTGAATCAGGACGCATCTTGATTGATGGTTTTGATATAAAAAGTGCCGATTTAGCCTCACTGCGGCAACAAGTTAGTGTAGTTCTCCAAGAAGACTTTTTATTCAACGGTTCCATTTTGGAAAATATCACTCTCGGTACTCCCGATATTACCGCAGAGCAAGTGGTAGAGGCGGCAAGACTAGCAGTAGCACACGATTTCATCAGTCAATTACCTTATGGTTACGAAACAAATGTGGGTGAACGCGGTACAGCTTTATCTGGCGGACAAAGACAACGTATTGCCCTCGCAAGGTTATTTCTTTCCCAAGCGCCGATTTTAGTTTTGGATGAAGCTACCAGCGCTTTGGATAGTGAAACTGAACAACAAGTACTACAAAACCTGCAAAAAGTTTCCGCTAACCGTACCGTGTTCTTGATTGCTCACCGCTTTGCCCCCCTCAAACGCGCCGATTTGATTTTGGTATTAGAGCAAGGCGTAATTGCTGAACGTGGTACTCACTCAGAGTTATTGCAGCAAAAGGGTTTGTATTGGTCACTATATCAACGGCAGCAAGCAAATATCTAG
- a CDS encoding S8 family serine peptidase: MFFTKDRNSINESSGIKISFRSSEISNNSSSSSLSDVNSFRSSDRSSYTSTEIDTFRSKNYTDNYALKSSKSNKNDTQAIAAIQPDLIARTVSPPSSAAAGSTIQLSYEIENQGNASAGYSYTKFYLSQDLSLGSEDIFLGDDYVDNILSGYYRSESTTLTIGNSVAAGSYYLVYQADGYNYVAESNENNNAVADVINITKPDLIVQNTSNPSSAAAGSSIQLNYQIKNQGNASAVVKNNFGVTGIAYNAKIMALKTGGSSPSDESINSQAVVKAIRYAVDNGANVINLSLGSSSPNSDEQSAIQYAASKGVFVVSAAGNDGGTAPIYPARYADQWGLAVGAAYYNKTLADFSNRAGTTPLTYVTAPGAYFEGDLDLVGEDGHQLIGIYSTLPGNKYGFEDGTSMAAPHVAGVIALMLSAKKGLSNAQVRQIVTTTAANSLA, translated from the coding sequence ATGTTTTTTACCAAAGACCGTAACTCTATTAATGAAAGTTCTGGTATAAAAATTAGCTTTAGATCGTCAGAAATATCTAATAATTCCTCTAGCTCCAGTCTGAGTGATGTAAATAGTTTTAGATCGAGCGATCGCAGTAGTTACACTTCTACAGAAATTGACACTTTTCGATCTAAAAATTATACGGATAATTATGCTTTAAAGAGCAGCAAAAGCAACAAGAATGATACTCAAGCGATCGCAGCTATTCAACCAGACCTGATAGCACGTACCGTTTCGCCTCCCAGTTCTGCCGCAGCTGGCAGTACAATTCAACTAAGCTATGAAATTGAAAACCAAGGCAATGCCAGTGCTGGTTATAGTTATACCAAGTTTTATCTGTCTCAGGATCTCTCTTTAGGAAGTGAAGATATATTCTTAGGTGATGACTACGTTGATAACATTTTATCTGGTTACTATCGGTCAGAGTCAACCACACTCACCATCGGCAATAGCGTTGCCGCAGGTAGCTATTATCTGGTGTATCAAGCCGATGGCTATAACTATGTTGCCGAAAGCAACGAAAACAACAACGCTGTTGCTGACGTAATTAATATTACTAAACCAGACCTGATAGTACAAAATACCTCAAATCCCAGTTCGGCGGCGGCTGGAAGTAGCATTCAACTGAACTATCAAATCAAAAATCAAGGTAATGCTAGTGCTGTTGTAAAAAATAACTTTGGTGTTACTGGGATTGCCTATAATGCCAAAATTATGGCACTGAAAACTGGGGGTAGCAGTCCCTCTGATGAATCTATTAATAGTCAAGCAGTTGTCAAGGCTATTCGTTACGCAGTGGATAATGGAGCTAATGTCATTAACCTCAGCTTAGGTAGCTCTTCTCCTAACAGCGATGAACAGTCAGCTATTCAATATGCTGCCAGCAAAGGGGTATTTGTCGTCTCAGCAGCAGGTAATGACGGCGGGACAGCACCAATCTATCCAGCTCGCTATGCTGACCAATGGGGGCTTGCTGTTGGAGCAGCCTACTATAATAAGACATTGGCCGACTTCTCCAACAGGGCTGGAACAACCCCACTTACATACGTTACAGCTCCAGGAGCATACTTTGAAGGCGACCTGGATCTAGTTGGAGAAGATGGGCATCAATTAATCGGTATCTATTCGACACTTCCGGGTAATAAGTATGGTTTTGAAGACGGAACATCTATGGCGGCTCCTCACGTTGCTGGGGTAATAGCTTTGATGCTCAGTGCTAAAAAAGGTCTAAGTAATGCCCAAGTGCGTCAGATTGTCACAACGACAGCAGCAAATAGCTTGGCATAG